In the genome of Panthera leo isolate Ple1 chromosome F3, P.leo_Ple1_pat1.1, whole genome shotgun sequence, the window ATCTCCTACCTCTCCTTGGGTCTTGTGGGTGCTCCCAGGATGCTCTCCCAACCAGAGGCTGGCCCGTCTTTAAAACTTGACCGAACTGTGACTTCAGGAAGGTTCTGCCACTGCAGACTGTCTCTCCTCATACTGTACGTGACAGAGGACACGCTCGCTCTTACCTGTAGCTGCTTGATTCTCTAAgccacccaccctgccccagcagcCCCCCTCCTCGTGGGAGGAGAGTATAGCAGAGAAAGGCCTCCTGGGGTGGCCTCTCTAGCTGGTCCACCTCTTGGCATCTTGCGACTGAGGGACAAATCGTTAATCTAAGGATGGAGATAGCTGGGGCTTGGACACCTGTCTCGTCACTGGTCGCTGAATGAAAGTCCTAAGTTGAATCTTTGCCCTTATTGCTTGTGCTGCTATCCGCCCCGGCCCCCCCGGCCCCCAACCAGGAATTCTGCATCCTGAGGCGGCCCGATTCTCCTAGAACAGgccaggaaggaagggcagagtgaagggatggaaggcactccttcctcctgccccttttcTTAGCAACGCTCAGACCAGATGTCAGCTGCTGCGTTTCCTCCCCAAGGCGGGGACGCGCGCACTCCTGTTGCCGGCGGGGTCGTGGAGTGGCCTGAAAACCATGCACTCTGGAATTGGTTGTGTACTTTCTCTcagtaaagcttttttttttttttcttcttctcctttctgaCTGCCGCTGTGTGTGTGCGACATGTGGCCCATTCATTCGTGATGGACCGGGTTGGTCTCTTGCACTATAGGCTCCTGGCCCTGTCTCCCTTACGGTTTGAGGAGGTCTGGTCTGGGACAGCCGTGTTTCCAGGCCCGGGCTCCAGTGGAGCAGGCCCCATAGCTCAGGGCCACTCGGGAgacgggtggggggaggcggggggaaggATACCATTAGGGGTGTTTTCCAGGCTGCGGTGAGGGATTTGGGGTAtcgctccccctcccctcccagtcaTTCAAAGACTCCAAAGTCCTGGTAATTCACAGAAATTCTAGAATCGGGTACAGTACAATCACCTTTATTCCAGGGTTAGAATGAGGCCGTGCACACTGCAGACAGGGGAGCACAGGATAGGGACGATCTCACAGCAGTACAGGGATGGGAGGGCAGGTTAGtctttttagattatttttgcctTACAGAGATACTACTAGACTCTGTTGAAAATGACCCTGTCTCCCTTCTCCCATCTCACCCTCTCTCCTCTTCAGAGAACGCTCctaattccttcctccctctctctctctctctctcttacacacacacactctcacatcACATATCCTGACCGGAAGGACAATTCGTGCTCAGTTCCCCCCTCCCAATTCTGCAAGTATCTCTCTGTCCTTGAGGGAGAAGCCAGACAGGGCTGGGGAAACTTGGGAAGGTCCTTTAAGGCAAAACTGTGTGGAGTACTCAAGGTGTATGTGTTAAGGCAGGTGTCCGCAGCGGTGGCCAGAGGGGacggctgggctgggctgggcacagaGGCGGCTCTCCGGCCAGTCTGGCTTCTTCCCTCCTCCGACAGCCAGCCCTCCGCTCCCACTTAAGTTTTGCTCCCACGTCTTCAAAGCTCTGAACTTAAAACTTTCTCTGAATAGTCTCTTGAGATTGCATGTGAATTTAAAGTTGAAGAAAGTTTCTTCGCTTTGACTACACAGCCACTGGACTGGCGCTCCCTTCACTgcacccccccctccacccccgccctggCCTAGACACTAAGTTAATGCCAGACACAAGAAAGGGCAGACATGGCAGTGCGggtttaatatacatatatgtagatatatatgtacacacagtTAGCACGGTCAGGGCAGGGAGGGCATCTTGGcacaggaaggaggctggggtcACTGCACTCTAGTGATTTGGCTAGGAGGCATTCACGAGCCCAACACGCCAGGAGAGTGGGGAAGATGGGCGACGGGCTAACAAGTCCCCTCCTGGACTGAactggcggcggggggggggcgggtggtcaGTGCAAAGGAAGACACTGTAATTAGCTTCTTCCCTTCGTTCCAGCTGGGGGCGTTCTAGACCCGAGATAGGGAGGGTCGCCTGTAGTCACCACGCTGGGACCCTGTGGGTGGGACGGGGTTGGGGTTAAGACCTAAGGAGCTCATTCCTCAGTCTCCCTAGGTTTGGAGTCAGTGTGTGCAACAGTCTGAGTAGGAATAAAGGAGTGGAAAAgagggcccccccaccccacatctggTTTAGGGGGGCCTGCTCCCAGCATGGGCtctgggggaggcgggagggtcTAATGCTGGGTGCTCCACGGGGTTTGAACTTCGGGGCCAGGAAGGGATCCAGTGGTCCTCTCTCCTTAGATCCCTGGCTCATACCCATCCTAGGCCCATGGGAGGGGAGCAAAATGGGACCTGCCGGGGCCCAGGCCCTCCAACCTGAGGAACCACTAGAAAAGACTCGGCCAATCCAGCGTGGGAGTACAAACTCGGAACTCTGGCTGTTCTTTGCCCCGTCCGGGTGGGGGTTGGGTAACCACTTTCCCTCCCGCTGCTCGTCATTAGgtccacccacctctccccaggcccTCACCCCAGCTCGGCTCCTCAGTGTAGGAAAATACAGGTCCTTTCTGCTCCCACACTTCGGCCGCGTGGGGGAAGAGTGGAGGAAAGGGCAGTAGGAGGAATGTGCCCATTTCTATTTGCATAGAaacagcccccacctccccctaaAGTGGGGAAACGAAGCCCCCCCCAGCCCGACCCCCATCCTCTCACAAGGAGGAGGAACTTGATGAGCTAGACATACAGACGGACAGCCAGAgcgtgcgcacacgcacacacacgcgcacagtAAGGGGGTTAGGACCAGGTTAGTAAGTGGGTAGACTGGGGGGGTTGCCCTCGCCCCTCCcctggaggctgggggaagggagtggtCCAGTGAAGGTCCgaccttcctcctctcctccccttcgcTCAGGCTTTCTTCGGTGGCGGAGCCAGTTTGATGATCTCTTCCTCCGAGGGCTGCCGGATGATGTCTGGGGGCAAAAAGGGAGGTGTCCAGGGACGGGAGGCGTGGACGACAGCAGGCAGGCCCGCCGCATCCGCCTCCGTTGTCCCCAGAGTCAAGTGCTCCAAGGATCACCCCTGGGCGGGGGGAGAGGTGCACGGTGAAGGCGTGGCCTCCTACCTTTGTACTTCTTGGCACTGGGGATGCGGGTCAGCTTGGTGTCCAGCTCATCCTCCTCGGAGATCTTCAGAACACGGGTTCTGTAGTCCACCACCATGGTGAGCAGGTCAGGGCGGCGAGAGATCTCGAAGATGTGCTCGATGTAGGAGAGGTTGTCTGAAGGAAGACGGAGACCGGGTCAGCCAGGCTGGAgaggcctcccctgccccaccaggCCAGGCTTCTGGGACCCACACTGGCTATCAGAGGGCACGCCCCTGGAAGGGGCGGGGCTGCCGAGCAGGACAAGCAAGCTAAGGCACCAACAGTAAATACGGAGGACTTCCCAGGAAGAGCAGGTGGTTGGTCAGTGAAGTTTAAAACATTAgggatttaggggcgcctgggtggcgcagtcggttaagcgtccgacttcagccaggtcacgatctcgcggtccgtgagttcgagccccgcgtcaggctctgggctgatggctcggagcctggagcctgtttccgattctgtgtctccctctctctctgcccctcccccgttcatgctctgtctctctctgtcccaaaaataaataaaaaaacgttgaaaaaaaattttttttaaaacattagggATTTAGAACGAGGCACTCGGGCTGAATACCAGGTGCCACGTTGCGGGGAGGGGAGAACAGAAGAGTTAAATGGCCTTCCTGACCCCCCACACCCACGCTGACTCCCTAGCACTCCTCCTCGTCAGCATCAGAAAGAATTTCCCGACAGCACCCATGGGGGTGCAGGCCCCAGACCAGCCAGGAGAGATGCTGGGCCTCGTGAGCCCGGGCACGGCCGTGGCCAGAAGGATGCTCTCCGTGGCGGGGCTGCTTCTAGGCTGCAGACGCCCTCCGTCCTTCCTCCCTGGCTCCTCCCCTGTGACCCTCTGCGGCCGCCTCCCGACCGCTCGCCATGCTACAGGCAGACGAGTACCTCTCGCGGCCCACGGGGCCCACGGGTCACTTACCGCCCGCCGAATACCCCGTCCCTCAAGGCGCCCCACGGCGCAGCCTTAACTTACCTTTCCAGCCACCGCTAAATGTCCCCTAGGCCCCACCAGCCAAGCCAAACAGGCCCCCTTTGCTCTTCCAGGCACACCAGACACTCCGGCCTCTGGGACTGTGGTCCTTTGCCAAGCACGCCCCCGCTCTGGACCCTGCCTTCGAAATACACTGGCCTTGCAGGGCTAGCTTAACGCACCGACTCCCCGCCCAAGCCACTCCCAGAGCAGTGGTCTCTAAAAGTGAATCCAAAAACGTCGGAACTTGTGGTTTTACTTCCAATCCCATCGCCTTCGACTTGTGTTTTAATGGGTTGTCACACATCTGACAATAGCACAGGGGCGTGTGAGCGCCCCCGTTAGTGACTGACGGCACCGTAAGGCACGCAGGGACCACCACCCCCGGGTCTCTACTCGCAGCCTCTCCCCCGTCCTGCCGGAGAGGAGAGTGCTTGGCGCGTGCGGCCCTGACCTTGCTTCTCGCTGCCGCCGCCAGGACTGAGCCCCAGAGGCCGCGGCCCCCGCCCACCTTTGTCCAGCTTGTTGTGGCTCTCCAGGAAGCTGAACCAGGCACTGCCAGTAGTGATCTCCTCGCTCTTCTCGCTGGGGATGTCCTCCTTGCAGGCCGATTTGAGCTGTTCCAGGTCTTCGAGGGTGATGTTGTTGGTCAGGTCCTGGAGGAGGGTCCCGTACTCGGCCATGGCTGGGGGCGGGATGAACAAAGGGAGAGGCGGCTGAGCTGGAGGTGCCAGTCCGGTTTCCTCACCGGCACCCGCCTCCACCAGCTCCCTCCACCCTGgcggaggctggggggggggggggcccggctGGAGGGAGAAAATGAAGACCCAAGGGCGGCGGGAGCAGTCGGGAAGAGACGAGAAGCTAGGGGCCAAGCTTCAGCCTAGAGTGACAAGTCACACCTCCTTCTCCCccatcttttttcatttctgccccccccccagcagtAACCCTGGCAACAGCTCCCCTGACTGAGGAGGCGGTTACCATAGCAACCTGCTCCAGACTTTCTCACCCACTGCCTCCCAGGCCCCCCCCAGAATCGCCCCACCCACCTGCAACCCCTCcccctgtcaaaaaaaaaaaacccaacaaaacaaaaaccccacaacacTCCAAAACGACCTTCAGGGAGAGGCAGGCTGGCCCGGCCGTGGCAGTGAGAAGctctgggaggggcaggaggggggctgCTTGGTTAGAGCTCGTGTGTTCTAGCTCCCATTCTTCCCCAGAAGCAAAGGGGTCCCTCACTTCGACTCCCCACCGCCCCTCTAATGACTCATTTTGGATGGATGCCTAGGTGCTTGGTCTAACGGTCCCCTGGCCCCTCCGTGCCCCCCTGTATTCAGTCCTTAGGGCTcgggcgggcggggagggggaagcaaCGGGCCACCCCCACCTTTGTGGAGCCCGTTTCTCCCTTGATGGCCGCCGGGCCTCCGCACAGCCCTCTCTCCTAGCCTTTGTGCTACGCCCGCAGCCCCCGCGCCCCAGAATACCAAGCGGCTGGCTCTGGCCCCCTGCCCGGTTCCCAGGCTGGCTgggtggcaggggaaggggtTTCGAGGCAGCTCTGGGAGAGTCTGGCAGCAAAGGGGCTGTCACCGTTGCCTGCACCCACGTCCGGCTGGCACCACCTTCGGGGTGGGCTCCTGGAGGGGGCTTGGGCGAGGCTGCGGCCTTCACCCCACCCCTCTTTCAAGAAGATCTTGAAGTGGGAAGGTAGAGAACGTTCAAGGCCCTCCTTCCCACTAGGTAGGAAGCGTGACtaagacaggaagaaggaaggtcAGACCTTAGAATGAACTTCTGGAAGTGATAAGATGTGAAACTCCGGTGCTGAGTTTAAAaggggctccccccccccccacaatgagtatatatttcttttataatcagaaaagtaaagcattttaaaaagtaagttctaTCCTAAACTCTGGCTGAACCAAGGATTGGGACAAGGAGATAGACGACCTTGTACTTGACGGGGACTGCCCACAAATCACCCCAACGCTGGCCTGGGAACGTAGCAGACAGCGAGGGGCTGGCCTCACCCCATTTTCCTTATGTCTGGTCTAGgtgcagggaaactgaggcagacagGCATGGCATAGTAAAAGGCGTGGACCCAGAAGTCCGCATTCCCAACCCCCTACTCGGACCGGAACCAACAAGCCTCCCTTGGTGGCAGGCAccgtgacacacacacacaatgagccAGCAGGACCCCCACAAGAAACAGGCGCTCACGGGCACGCTCACTTGCACAGCCAGGTGCAAGCAGACAGCAGGGCCCGGCGGCCGCCCCACCAGGCCGGGCCAGGAACAATGCTCTCTGACTGTCAGCACCAGGAGCCGTCTCTGCCTTGAAATCTAGGTCACAGCAGCAGGCTCTGgagcccagccccccccccctcaacccCCTCCATAATCCCGGGCCAGGAGAGGGGGGTGACGGGCAGGGGGTCCAGGCATGAGGACatccatggggggggggtggagagagctCAAAAGGAAGGGGCAGCACGGGAAGGAGGCAGGGTGCCCCCAAGAAGACCCTGCCCCCCCATGGAGGAGACCCTGACACCAAGCCCTCGGCTGGGAAATGGGACAGCGGTTAGGGGTCTCCTGTCCATTTTCACGCAGAAGAGGCTGTAACTAGATCCTGTGGaaggagaatgtgtgtgtgtgtgtgtctcctggaAGGAAGTTGGGTTTAGGGCTCTGAATCTAAAACACAGACTTccaggggaggtgggcggggagggATTAATGTGTGAGTGAGCCACCCACGAAGGAGGGGGGCGGTGGGTAGGAGCTTTCTTAGAGCGCGAGGCAGACGCGAGGCCCCCAAgaggcgcgggggtggggggaacgtTGAGGGGCGCGGGCACCGGGAGGTGGCGGTGGCGGGGTGTGGGGGTGCGTGCGTGTTCTGGGAATGGATGTGTACGTGCTGGGGCTGGATGGGTGGCGGTGAGCGtacgaggtgtgtgtgtgtgtgtgtgtgtgcgtgcgtgtgtgtgaacGCCGCACGCGTGTGTCAGCTCTATAATCACAG includes:
- the PEA15 gene encoding astrocytic phosphoprotein PEA-15, translated to MAEYGTLLQDLTNNITLEDLEQLKSACKEDIPSEKSEEITTGSAWFSFLESHNKLDKDNLSYIEHIFEISRRPDLLTMVVDYRTRVLKISEEDELDTKLTRIPSAKKYKDIIRQPSEEEIIKLAPPPKKA